Sequence from the Seonamhaeicola sp. ML3 genome:
TTGTATTTTTCAATAACGGCGTTTGGGTCTCTCATTAAAAGGTTAACGGACACGCTTGTGTACTTCCCGTTTTTAGATTCGGCTGTATTTATAACCGCTCCCATGTTATCGAATATGGCCTCGACCTGAGCAATTTTTTTCATATCGGACTTTACTATAAACTTATATAGGTATTCGGCTGGCCAAGTGGTTGTTTCATAAAGTTGGCCTTTTAGTTTTTCGTAAAATTCGTCTGATTTATGTGATGATGCCATAGCAATTTTTTATGCTGCAAAAATACATGATTTTTTTATTGAAAAACTCATAAATCCATAATAAAAACCCAAATGGATTTGTGTCTTTATGAATCAGTTTTTATCCCATTTTTATAGCTAAATAAAACTCAGGTTATACTGAAGCGATATACAGTTTAGCTTCTATTTTTTTAATCGGTTCTAAATTCCGATTTTTACACTAAATTCTACAAATTTGAGCACTAAAAAAGTTGTCATTACAGGAGGGCCAGGCACCGGAAAATCCACAATAATAAACGAACTTATAAAACGGGGCCATCATTGCTTTGAGGAGATTTCCAGACAGGTAACACTCGAAGCTCAAAAGGAAGGTATAGACCAACTTTTTTTAACCAAGCCATTATTGTTTAGCGAACGCCTTTTAAAAGGTCGTGAACAACAGTTTATTGAGGCCTCAAAAAGTAGTTCAAATATCGTGTTTTTAGATCGAGGCGTTCACGATGTCCTAGCCTATATGGATTATATTGGTAATACCTACCCGCAAGATTTTAGAGATGTTTGCCGCTCCAGTATTTACGACCATGTCTTTATTTTTAAACCCTGGGACCTTATTTACGAAAGCGATAACGAACGTTACGAAAACTTCGAGCAATCGCTTAAAATCCACGAACACCTTTTAGAAACTTACCAATCCTACAATTACAATTTAATTGATGTTCCCTTTGGAACTGTAGAAGAGCGCATCAATTTTATCCTTGAAGCGTTAAACTTGTAATATGGAGCACCCAATTAACATATTAGAACGTTATTGGAATTACACCAAATTTAGAAACCAGCAGGAAGATATCATAAATGCGGTAATTGATGGTGAAGATACTTTTGTGCTATTACCTACGGGAGGTGGTAAATCTTTGTGTTTTCAAATACCTGCTTTAGCCAAAGACGGTATTTGCATTGTCATTTCGCCATTAATTGCTTTAATGAAAGACCAAGTAAAGGCCTTAAACCAAAAAGGCATAAAAGCATTGGCCATTACCGGTGGTATTTCCCTTAATAATTTGGATACGCTTTTAGACAATTGTATCTACGGAAACTACAAGTTTTTGTATCTATCTCCCGAAAGGCTACAACAGGAATTGGTTCAGGATCGCATTAGGCAAATGAATGTGAATCTCATAGCTGTTGATGAAGCACATTGTATCTCCCAATGGGGAAATGATTTTAGACCATCTTATAAAAACATTACGCTTTTACGTAG
This genomic interval carries:
- a CDS encoding DUF493 family protein — translated: MASSHKSDEFYEKLKGQLYETTTWPAEYLYKFIVKSDMKKIAQVEAIFDNMGAVINTAESKNGKYTSVSVNLLMRDPNAVIEKYKEVAEKVEGVISL
- a CDS encoding AAA family ATPase, translating into MSTKKVVITGGPGTGKSTIINELIKRGHHCFEEISRQVTLEAQKEGIDQLFLTKPLLFSERLLKGREQQFIEASKSSSNIVFLDRGVHDVLAYMDYIGNTYPQDFRDVCRSSIYDHVFIFKPWDLIYESDNERYENFEQSLKIHEHLLETYQSYNYNLIDVPFGTVEERINFILEALNL